The Cucumis melo cultivar AY chromosome 5, USDA_Cmelo_AY_1.0, whole genome shotgun sequence genome has a segment encoding these proteins:
- the LOC103491257 gene encoding tryptophan synthase alpha chain-like isoform X4: MASLTASSAVGLSETFSKLKEQGKVAFIPYITAGDPDLSTTAEALKVLSTSGSDIIELGVPYSDPLADGPVIQAAATRSLARGTNFSAIISMLKEVIPELSCPIALFSYYNPILKRGIGNFMLTIKDAGVQGLVVPDVPLEETEILRKEAVKHNIELVLLTTPTTPRDRMKAIVEASEGFVYLVSSVGVTGARASVSNKVQTLLEEIKEVTEKPVAVGFGISKPEHVKQVSSWGADGIIVGSAMVKLLGEAQSPEEGLKALENFTKSLKSALS; encoded by the exons ATGGCTTCCCTTACAGCTTCCTCTGCTGTAGGACTGTCTGAAACATTCAGCAAATTGAAGGAACAAGGCAAG GTTGCATTTATTCCCTACATCACTGCTGGTGATCCTGATCTTTCCACCACGGCTGAAGCACTGAAGGTGCTTTCCACTTCTGGATCAGATATAATCGAACTAGGTGTTCCTTATTCGGATCCCTTGGCAGATGGTCCCGTTATACAG GCTGCAGCGACTCGGTCCTTGGCTAGGGGTACAAACTTTAGTGCAATCATTTCTATGCTGAAGGAG GTTATTCCTGAACTGTCTTGCCCAATTGCCCTTTTTTCATACTATAACCCAATTCTTAAGCGTGGCATTGGAAACTTCATGTTGACAATCAAAGATGCTGGTGTACAAG GTCTTGTTGTTCCGGATGTTCCTCTTGAGGAGACTGAAATTTTGAGAAAGGAAGCTGTAAAGCACAATATTGAGCTG GTGCTCTTAACTACACCAACCACACCAAGAGATAGGATGAAAGCCATCGTTGAAGCTTCAGAGGGATTTGTATATCTT GTGAGCTCTGTTGGAGTTACTGGCGCTCGTGCATCAGTGAGCAATAAAGTTCAAACTCTCCTTGAGGAAATTAAAGAG GTAACAGAAAAACCAGTAGCAGTAGGATTTGGTATATCGAAACCCGAGCACGTGAAACAG GTGTCTAGCTGGGGGGCTGATGGTATCATAGTTGGTAGTGCAATGGTTAAGCTGTTGGGAGAAGCCCAGTCTCCTGAAGAAGGATTGAAGGCACTCGAAAACTTCACCAAATCCTTAAAATCTGCACTCTCCTGA
- the LOC103491257 gene encoding tryptophan synthase alpha chain-like isoform X3 gives MDTVLNSSRLFQFNKIPTTLIFPPHPCKISVFQSKRVVPMASLTASSAVGLSETFSKLKEQGKVAFIPYITAGDPDLSTTAEALKVLSTSGSDIIELGVPYSDPLADGPVIQAAATRSLARGTNFSAIISMLKEVIPELSCPIALFSYYNPILKRGIGNFMLTIKDAGVQGLVVPDVPLEETEILRKEAVKHNIELVLLTTPTTPRDRMKAIVEASEGFVYLVSSVGVTGARASVSNKVQTLLEEIKEVTEKPVAVGFGISKPEHVKQVSSWGADGIIVGSAMVKLLGEAQSPEEGLKALENFTKSLKSALS, from the exons ATGGACACTGTTTTGAATTCTTCGAGGTTATTTCAATTCAACAAGATACCCACTACCCTTATCTTTCCCCCTCATCCTTGTAAGATTTCAGTCTTTCAATCCAAGCGGGTTGTTCCAATGGCTTCCCTTACAGCTTCCTCTGCTGTAGGACTGTCTGAAACATTCAGCAAATTGAAGGAACAAGGCAAG GTTGCATTTATTCCCTACATCACTGCTGGTGATCCTGATCTTTCCACCACGGCTGAAGCACTGAAGGTGCTTTCCACTTCTGGATCAGATATAATCGAACTAGGTGTTCCTTATTCGGATCCCTTGGCAGATGGTCCCGTTATACAG GCTGCAGCGACTCGGTCCTTGGCTAGGGGTACAAACTTTAGTGCAATCATTTCTATGCTGAAGGAG GTTATTCCTGAACTGTCTTGCCCAATTGCCCTTTTTTCATACTATAACCCAATTCTTAAGCGTGGCATTGGAAACTTCATGTTGACAATCAAAGATGCTGGTGTACAAG GTCTTGTTGTTCCGGATGTTCCTCTTGAGGAGACTGAAATTTTGAGAAAGGAAGCTGTAAAGCACAATATTGAGCTG GTGCTCTTAACTACACCAACCACACCAAGAGATAGGATGAAAGCCATCGTTGAAGCTTCAGAGGGATTTGTATATCTT GTGAGCTCTGTTGGAGTTACTGGCGCTCGTGCATCAGTGAGCAATAAAGTTCAAACTCTCCTTGAGGAAATTAAAGAG GTAACAGAAAAACCAGTAGCAGTAGGATTTGGTATATCGAAACCCGAGCACGTGAAACAG GTGTCTAGCTGGGGGGCTGATGGTATCATAGTTGGTAGTGCAATGGTTAAGCTGTTGGGAGAAGCCCAGTCTCCTGAAGAAGGATTGAAGGCACTCGAAAACTTCACCAAATCCTTAAAATCTGCACTCTCCTGA
- the LOC103491257 gene encoding tryptophan synthase alpha chain-like isoform X1, giving the protein MDTVLNSSRLFQFNKIPTTLIFPPHPCKISVFQSKRVVPMASLTASSAVGLSETFSKLKEQGKVAFIPYITAGDPDLSTTAEALKVLSTSGSDIIELGVPYSDPLADGPVIQAAATRSLARGTNFSAIISMLKEVVIPELSCPIALFSYYNPILKRGIGNFMLTIKDAGVQGLVVPDVPLEETEILRKEAVKHNIELVLLTTPTTPRDRMKAIVEASEGFVYLVSSVGVTGARASVSNKVQTLLEEIKEVTEKPVAVGFGISKPEHVKQVSSWGADGIIVGSAMVKLLGEAQSPEEGLKALENFTKSLKSALS; this is encoded by the exons ATGGACACTGTTTTGAATTCTTCGAGGTTATTTCAATTCAACAAGATACCCACTACCCTTATCTTTCCCCCTCATCCTTGTAAGATTTCAGTCTTTCAATCCAAGCGGGTTGTTCCAATGGCTTCCCTTACAGCTTCCTCTGCTGTAGGACTGTCTGAAACATTCAGCAAATTGAAGGAACAAGGCAAG GTTGCATTTATTCCCTACATCACTGCTGGTGATCCTGATCTTTCCACCACGGCTGAAGCACTGAAGGTGCTTTCCACTTCTGGATCAGATATAATCGAACTAGGTGTTCCTTATTCGGATCCCTTGGCAGATGGTCCCGTTATACAG GCTGCAGCGACTCGGTCCTTGGCTAGGGGTACAAACTTTAGTGCAATCATTTCTATGCTGAAGGAGGTT GTTATTCCTGAACTGTCTTGCCCAATTGCCCTTTTTTCATACTATAACCCAATTCTTAAGCGTGGCATTGGAAACTTCATGTTGACAATCAAAGATGCTGGTGTACAAG GTCTTGTTGTTCCGGATGTTCCTCTTGAGGAGACTGAAATTTTGAGAAAGGAAGCTGTAAAGCACAATATTGAGCTG GTGCTCTTAACTACACCAACCACACCAAGAGATAGGATGAAAGCCATCGTTGAAGCTTCAGAGGGATTTGTATATCTT GTGAGCTCTGTTGGAGTTACTGGCGCTCGTGCATCAGTGAGCAATAAAGTTCAAACTCTCCTTGAGGAAATTAAAGAG GTAACAGAAAAACCAGTAGCAGTAGGATTTGGTATATCGAAACCCGAGCACGTGAAACAG GTGTCTAGCTGGGGGGCTGATGGTATCATAGTTGGTAGTGCAATGGTTAAGCTGTTGGGAGAAGCCCAGTCTCCTGAAGAAGGATTGAAGGCACTCGAAAACTTCACCAAATCCTTAAAATCTGCACTCTCCTGA
- the LOC103491257 gene encoding tryptophan synthase alpha chain-like isoform X2 — protein MASLTASSAVGLSETFSKLKEQGKVAFIPYITAGDPDLSTTAEALKVLSTSGSDIIELGVPYSDPLADGPVIQAAATRSLARGTNFSAIISMLKEVVIPELSCPIALFSYYNPILKRGIGNFMLTIKDAGVQGLVVPDVPLEETEILRKEAVKHNIELVLLTTPTTPRDRMKAIVEASEGFVYLVSSVGVTGARASVSNKVQTLLEEIKEVTEKPVAVGFGISKPEHVKQVSSWGADGIIVGSAMVKLLGEAQSPEEGLKALENFTKSLKSALS, from the exons ATGGCTTCCCTTACAGCTTCCTCTGCTGTAGGACTGTCTGAAACATTCAGCAAATTGAAGGAACAAGGCAAG GTTGCATTTATTCCCTACATCACTGCTGGTGATCCTGATCTTTCCACCACGGCTGAAGCACTGAAGGTGCTTTCCACTTCTGGATCAGATATAATCGAACTAGGTGTTCCTTATTCGGATCCCTTGGCAGATGGTCCCGTTATACAG GCTGCAGCGACTCGGTCCTTGGCTAGGGGTACAAACTTTAGTGCAATCATTTCTATGCTGAAGGAGGTT GTTATTCCTGAACTGTCTTGCCCAATTGCCCTTTTTTCATACTATAACCCAATTCTTAAGCGTGGCATTGGAAACTTCATGTTGACAATCAAAGATGCTGGTGTACAAG GTCTTGTTGTTCCGGATGTTCCTCTTGAGGAGACTGAAATTTTGAGAAAGGAAGCTGTAAAGCACAATATTGAGCTG GTGCTCTTAACTACACCAACCACACCAAGAGATAGGATGAAAGCCATCGTTGAAGCTTCAGAGGGATTTGTATATCTT GTGAGCTCTGTTGGAGTTACTGGCGCTCGTGCATCAGTGAGCAATAAAGTTCAAACTCTCCTTGAGGAAATTAAAGAG GTAACAGAAAAACCAGTAGCAGTAGGATTTGGTATATCGAAACCCGAGCACGTGAAACAG GTGTCTAGCTGGGGGGCTGATGGTATCATAGTTGGTAGTGCAATGGTTAAGCTGTTGGGAGAAGCCCAGTCTCCTGAAGAAGGATTGAAGGCACTCGAAAACTTCACCAAATCCTTAAAATCTGCACTCTCCTGA
- the LOC103491256 gene encoding auxin-induced protein AUX28-like, translated as MSFEETELRLGLPGNNDNNNNIIMIRKRGFDEEEDQQTILKVMPDLKLNLTSSHPSSPKEEVVGWPPISCCRKKRLGLQKGSKEEESDEDQEKNVMKKKIRFVKVSLDGAPYLRKVDLSMYNSYNQLSHALAKFFGAFTIGKCGSEAGGMKELMNELKVNVDCSDYVPTYQDKDGDWMLLGDVPWQMFVESCKRVRIMKGKEAIEIAPRAAEKCKNNNKS; from the exons ATGTCGTTTGAGGAGACAGAGCTAAGGTTAGGATTACCTggaaataatgataataacaataatattattatgataAGGAAGAGAGGttttgatgaagaagaagatcagcAAACAATACTAAAAGTAATGCCTGATTTGAAGCTTAATCTAACTTCATCTCATCCATCTTCACCCAA GGAAGAAGTGGTGGGTTGGCCACCAATAAGTTGCTGTAGAAAGAAGAGATTGGGGCTTCAAAAGGGAAGTAAAGAGGAAGAAAGTGATGAAGACCAAGAGAAGAAtgtgatgaagaagaagattaggttTGTGAAGGTTAGCCTTGATGGTGCACCTTATCTTCGTAAGGTTGACTTGAGCATGTACAACAGCTACAATCAACTTTCTCATGCCTTAGCCAAATTCTTTGGAGCCTTCACCATTG gtAAGTGTGGATCAGAAGCAGGTGGGATGAAAGAGTTGATGAATGAATTGAAAGTAAATGTAGATTGTTCTGATTATGTTCCAACCTATCAAGACAAAGATGGTGATTGGATGCTTCTTGGTGATGTTCCTTGGCA GATGTTTGTTGAATCTTGCAAGCGTGTTCGTATAATGAAAGGAAAAGAAGCCATTGAGATTG CACCAAGAGCTGCAGAGAAGTGCAAGAACAACAATAAGAGCTAA